Sequence from the Macaca fascicularis isolate 582-1 chromosome 16, T2T-MFA8v1.1 genome:
gcccagtggctcgtgcctgtactcccagcactttgggaggccgaggtgggaggatcactaggtcaggagatagagaccatcctggttaacatggtgaaacaccgtctctactaaaaatacaaaaacaaaaaattagccgggcgtggtggtgggcgcctgtagtcccaggtactcgagaggctgaggcaggagaatggcctgaacctggggggtggagctggcagtgagccgagattgcaccactgcactccagcctgggcaacagagcgagactccgtctcaaaaataaaaaaaacaaaaacaaaaaaaacctgcccTTGTGGAGAAGCATTCTACTGGggaaaacagacaataaacacatagataaataaaacatatgtcAGAAAGGGGTAAGTGGTGCTCAGAAAAATAGGACAAAGGATCAAAAGTGCTGGTCgttgcaatttaaaataatgggGTCTGGAACCTCCTATATACTTCCGTTTGCGGCgcggcttctttctttcttcccgtGCCGACATCGCTCTCGCAAGCATGGTTAACGTCCCTAAAACCCGCCGGACTTTCTGTAAGAAGTGTGGCAAGCACCAACCCCACAAAGTGACACAGTACAAGAGGGGCAAGGATTCTCTGTATGCCCAGGGAAAGCAGCGTTATGATAGGAAGCAGAGTGGCTATGGTGGGCAAACTAAGCCGATTTTCCGGAAAAAggctaaaactacaaagaagattGTGCTAAGGCTTGAGTGCGTTGAGCCCAACT
This genomic interval carries:
- the LOC102130413 gene encoding large ribosomal subunit protein eL42-like, with translation MVNVPKTRRTFCKKCGKHQPHKVTQYKRGKDSLYAQGKQRYDRKQSGYGGQTKPIFRKKAKTTKKIVLRLECVEPNCRSKRMLAIKRCKHFELGGDKKRKGQVIQF